The following proteins are co-located in the Citrobacter freundii ATCC 8090 = MTCC 1658 = NBRC 12681 genome:
- a CDS encoding APC family permease, protein MSTNSSVDLAAQPGKAQLRKSLKLWQVVVMGLAYLTPMTVFDTFGIVSGISNGHVPASYLLALAGVLFTAISYGKLVRQFPQAGSAYTYAQKAINPHVGFMVGWSSLLDYLFLPMINVLLAKIYLSALFPGVAPWIWVVLFVAILTAANLKSVNLVANFNALFVLVQVAIIVVFIFLVVQGLHKGEGVGTVWSLQPFISQNAHLIPIITGATIVCFSFLGFDAVTTLSEETPDAARTIPKAIFLTALYGGLIFIAASFFMQLFFPDISRFKDPDAALPEIALYVGGKLFQSIFLCTTFVNTLASGLASHASVSRLLYVMGRDNVFPEKYFGYVHPKWRTPALNVIMVGIVALSALFFDLVTATALINFGALVAFTFVNLSVFNHFWRREGRKHTWQEKLHYLVLPMVGAATVAVLWVNLEVTSLTLGLVWAGVGLVYLAYLTGRFRKPPPQFDAAKSERAWE, encoded by the coding sequence ATGTCGACTAATTCTTCTGTGGATCTTGCAGCCCAGCCGGGCAAAGCACAGCTGCGTAAATCTCTCAAGCTGTGGCAGGTAGTGGTGATGGGGCTGGCCTATCTCACGCCGATGACAGTGTTTGACACCTTTGGCATTGTTTCGGGTATCAGCAATGGCCATGTTCCAGCCTCCTACCTGCTGGCCCTGGCGGGCGTACTGTTTACCGCCATCAGTTACGGAAAGCTGGTGCGCCAGTTTCCGCAGGCCGGTTCGGCCTATACCTATGCGCAAAAAGCGATTAATCCGCATGTGGGGTTTATGGTCGGCTGGTCGTCACTGCTTGACTACCTTTTCCTGCCGATGATTAACGTACTATTGGCGAAAATTTACCTTTCCGCGTTATTCCCGGGGGTTGCGCCATGGATTTGGGTGGTGCTGTTCGTGGCGATCCTTACCGCGGCCAATTTGAAAAGCGTTAACCTGGTGGCGAACTTCAATGCCCTGTTTGTCCTGGTGCAGGTGGCGATCATCGTGGTGTTTATTTTCCTCGTGGTGCAGGGGCTGCACAAAGGCGAAGGGGTCGGGACCGTCTGGTCGTTGCAACCGTTTATTAGTCAGAATGCGCATTTGATTCCGATTATCACCGGGGCGACCATTGTCTGCTTCTCGTTTCTCGGGTTTGACGCGGTAACGACTCTCTCTGAAGAGACGCCAGATGCTGCGCGCACCATTCCAAAAGCCATTTTTCTTACCGCGCTGTACGGTGGACTGATCTTCATTGCCGCTTCGTTCTTTATGCAACTGTTCTTCCCGGACATTAGCCGATTCAAAGACCCGGATGCGGCGCTGCCGGAGATTGCGCTGTACGTCGGCGGCAAGTTGTTCCAGTCTATTTTTCTGTGCACCACCTTTGTGAATACGCTGGCGTCAGGTCTGGCGTCGCATGCCAGCGTTTCTCGCCTGCTGTATGTGATGGGCCGCGATAACGTCTTCCCGGAGAAGTACTTTGGTTATGTCCATCCCAAATGGCGTACTCCCGCGTTGAACGTCATCATGGTCGGGATTGTGGCGCTGTCGGCCCTGTTTTTTGATCTGGTGACCGCTACGGCGCTGATTAACTTTGGCGCGTTGGTGGCCTTTACCTTCGTTAATCTGTCCGTGTTTAACCACTTCTGGCGTCGTGAAGGACGTAAGCATACCTGGCAGGAAAAGTTGCACTATCTGGTATTGCCAATGGTCGGTGCCGCCACGGTAGCCGTACTATGGGTGAATCTGGAAGTGACATCGCTGACGCTGGGACTGGTATGGGCCGGCGTTGGGCTGGTGTATCTCGCGTACCTGACCGGACGCTTTCGTAAACCGCCGCCGCAGTTTGACGCCGCGAAATCTGAGCGCGCATGGGAGTGA
- a CDS encoding AAA family ATPase yields MNLLELKTKIKSHILAGYPGLYIHSGEESRVDTLLQEISTELTLSPKEWNLGYGWVDFHNKQPRNTQSQATELAESLPSLLDDDLDGKLLIIKDARSALENQPLAVARLKQLLNRIQRHHRSKTAVVLVSETLHIPVQIESQITLLPLSLPQGEEINQQLSSFCQMLDLFVPENMHQRLHTACCGLNQEEIRSVLAVVRQQHEQINDEALALIQHGKEQIIAKSGVLEMLHVIENATDIGGLENLKTWLTRRAQIFRRLSEARDSRVQAPKGVLIAGMPGCGKSLAAKAASGLFQLPLLRLDIGSLLGKYVGESEHNMRRALTMAESISPCILWIDELEKAFVGMNSGSGSEVSSRLFGYFLTWMQEKTGAVFVIATANNITVLPPELLRKGRFDEVFYVGFPNGVERAAILDIHLKGESLELTQNERNKLVTQCRDYAGADIQNAINEAREIAFLENRQLELKDLEAAIQLTVPLRETLREQVAQYEELFEKLKLKPASTSDGLSVAQMIQMADSANSLRRAEVANSEDCPDDLLEKLAADADLNVRKAVYRNPNCPEQVLTQRINIVNDQPEFDIDLLHLACIHANAPHDLMATQFERLQLTIQHRLQLASNSTDSTLLQHLMRDPELDVCEMLITNKNLSKLMQLQLAKDSRVSIRRRLARNSNLHPEAQEILARDHDFTVREDLADLDGLSEKVQQILTLDSDQDVRETLAKRRREGLLAEAVQLELAKDECTEVRESLASNPNLTATAQIRLTQDTRVSVRRKLAEHPNLSNPALNSLLQDTDEVLRELAGSKHFDSALLQNNLSQHPSEKIRIALASNYALHPEVQEQLTKDSCTEVRETLAGNANIADDTICTLMDDSDDDVRARLVHWRNSLPEKAIHHLAMDQNHQVRKSLAYTENLPSEVQQRLANDIYDVQKELASNATISALTQQQLLDNGNQEVHYALAGNRNLTGPIMAQLAEMHDSEIRVQLARNNALTAPIIGKLIKDEEEVQLALALNQHLNEEYYTQLYDSGSAAIRENLAGNPQIGEPLMERIYKTELAVNNLATAMESVQSILASMRANSGLPSTKSVTKIALALAGNSALSEALQNKILNLENCSVEILEALASNPALSRDGQEELVTHKEANVRQKLAANQNTNTKILHELLLDDEDKVRIALLRDWWTDREIEWQLANDKSVKVRCAVAASQSPGKAVQVKLANDRDQRVRAHLIPEEENYLFTLNPLTQTLLARDSDLSIRQKMASYPKLHPSAQLILVEDDAICVREALARGSEGLFNSPLSEEVQHRLIKDNDLRIRLALAKNKRLTPEVQILLAKDIDNSVKRKLIEESDRMNPLSLLVQEQLANDPDVTIRSDLARCLFSGLLAPRSSQKIRLRLANDPNEAVRDIIIKMGLFELTYSSEQYNDAVLDGLLVRATHEQMELINRIREKNRLAVQ; encoded by the coding sequence ATGAATCTGCTCGAACTTAAGACCAAGATAAAATCCCATATCCTCGCTGGATATCCAGGGCTTTACATCCACTCCGGCGAAGAAAGCCGAGTCGATACGCTATTGCAGGAAATAAGTACAGAACTGACACTGTCTCCCAAAGAGTGGAACCTTGGATATGGCTGGGTTGATTTCCATAACAAGCAGCCTCGGAACACGCAGAGTCAGGCCACCGAACTAGCAGAAAGTTTACCTTCGCTGCTCGATGACGATTTGGACGGAAAACTCCTCATCATTAAAGATGCCCGCAGTGCACTGGAAAACCAGCCACTCGCCGTTGCACGGTTAAAGCAATTGCTCAACCGCATTCAGCGCCACCACCGGAGCAAAACAGCTGTAGTACTTGTTTCAGAAACTTTGCACATCCCAGTACAAATCGAGTCGCAAATCACCTTGCTCCCCCTGTCCCTGCCCCAGGGTGAGGAAATTAACCAGCAGCTCAGCAGTTTTTGCCAGATGCTTGATCTGTTTGTCCCGGAAAATATGCATCAGCGTCTGCATACTGCGTGTTGCGGACTGAACCAGGAAGAGATCCGATCAGTATTAGCAGTAGTTCGTCAACAGCATGAACAAATTAATGACGAGGCGTTGGCTCTTATCCAGCATGGGAAAGAGCAGATTATCGCAAAAAGTGGCGTGCTTGAGATGCTGCACGTAATCGAAAATGCAACTGACATCGGCGGTCTTGAGAACCTTAAAACCTGGCTCACTCGCCGCGCCCAGATTTTCCGCCGCCTGAGTGAAGCTCGCGATTCACGCGTACAGGCGCCTAAAGGTGTACTTATCGCCGGTATGCCCGGTTGTGGGAAGTCTCTTGCAGCCAAAGCAGCGTCCGGTTTATTCCAGTTGCCACTCCTACGTCTTGATATCGGCTCATTATTGGGTAAGTACGTCGGAGAAAGTGAACATAATATGCGTCGGGCGCTAACAATGGCAGAATCAATTAGCCCCTGTATTTTGTGGATCGACGAACTGGAAAAAGCCTTTGTCGGCATGAACAGTGGCAGTGGTTCGGAGGTTTCCTCACGACTTTTCGGCTATTTTTTGACCTGGATGCAAGAAAAAACCGGTGCGGTATTTGTCATTGCCACTGCTAACAATATTACCGTGCTCCCTCCAGAGTTGCTGCGTAAAGGACGGTTCGATGAGGTGTTTTACGTCGGATTTCCCAACGGCGTAGAGCGAGCAGCTATTCTGGACATCCATCTGAAAGGTGAGTCGCTTGAACTGACCCAGAATGAACGCAATAAGCTGGTAACACAGTGCCGTGATTATGCAGGTGCAGATATTCAGAATGCTATCAACGAAGCTCGAGAAATAGCATTCCTTGAAAACCGCCAGTTGGAGCTGAAAGATCTGGAAGCTGCTATCCAGCTTACAGTTCCGTTACGTGAGACCCTGCGTGAACAGGTTGCCCAATACGAAGAGTTGTTTGAGAAACTCAAGCTCAAACCAGCTTCCACCAGCGATGGTCTTAGCGTAGCGCAGATGATTCAGATGGCGGATAGTGCAAACTCGTTGCGCCGCGCAGAGGTCGCTAATAGCGAAGATTGTCCGGATGATTTACTGGAAAAACTGGCGGCAGATGCAGACCTGAACGTACGCAAAGCAGTATATCGTAACCCGAACTGTCCTGAGCAGGTACTCACCCAACGTATTAACATTGTTAATGACCAGCCTGAGTTTGACATCGATCTTTTACATCTGGCCTGTATACATGCAAATGCACCGCATGATCTGATGGCAACACAATTCGAACGGCTTCAGCTCACTATTCAACATCGACTCCAGCTCGCCAGCAACAGCACAGATAGTACATTGCTTCAACATTTAATGCGTGATCCAGAATTAGACGTTTGCGAGATGCTGATTACCAATAAAAATCTCAGTAAATTAATGCAATTACAACTTGCGAAGGATTCCAGGGTCTCTATTCGCCGACGTTTGGCGCGCAATAGCAATCTTCACCCTGAGGCGCAGGAAATACTGGCAAGGGACCACGATTTTACCGTGCGTGAAGATCTAGCAGATCTTGATGGGCTTAGCGAAAAGGTACAACAGATCCTGACGCTGGACAGCGATCAGGACGTGCGTGAAACACTGGCTAAACGCCGCCGTGAAGGATTACTCGCGGAAGCTGTACAACTAGAGTTAGCAAAAGATGAATGTACGGAAGTTAGGGAGTCATTAGCGTCTAACCCCAACCTGACTGCAACCGCACAGATACGGCTGACTCAGGATACGCGTGTCTCGGTTCGTCGCAAGCTTGCCGAACACCCTAATCTGTCCAATCCCGCATTAAACTCTTTGCTCCAGGACACAGATGAAGTTCTTAGAGAACTCGCCGGTAGCAAACACTTTGATAGCGCCCTGTTGCAAAACAATTTGAGCCAGCATCCGTCAGAAAAAATACGTATTGCCCTTGCCAGCAATTACGCTCTTCACCCTGAGGTTCAGGAACAACTGACCAAAGACAGCTGCACAGAAGTACGTGAGACATTAGCTGGCAATGCTAACATTGCGGACGACACGATCTGTACCTTAATGGATGATAGCGATGATGATGTTCGTGCACGCCTGGTACACTGGCGCAATTCGCTGCCAGAGAAAGCTATACATCATCTCGCGATGGATCAAAACCATCAGGTTCGAAAATCGTTGGCTTACACTGAAAATCTACCGAGTGAAGTACAGCAGCGACTAGCCAATGATATCTACGATGTTCAAAAAGAGCTGGCAAGTAACGCCACTATAAGTGCATTAACTCAACAGCAATTACTGGATAACGGTAACCAGGAAGTGCATTACGCGTTAGCAGGTAATCGCAACCTGACGGGTCCAATCATGGCGCAGCTCGCTGAAATGCATGATAGCGAAATCCGTGTTCAACTGGCCAGGAACAATGCCCTTACCGCTCCAATCATTGGTAAATTAATAAAGGATGAAGAGGAAGTACAACTGGCACTTGCACTAAATCAGCATCTCAATGAAGAGTACTATACGCAGCTTTACGACTCGGGCTCAGCTGCGATACGCGAGAATCTAGCGGGCAATCCACAAATCGGCGAACCGTTAATGGAACGCATCTATAAAACAGAATTGGCGGTAAACAATCTGGCCACGGCGATGGAAAGCGTACAGTCGATTTTAGCCAGCATGAGGGCAAACTCAGGTTTACCATCAACGAAGAGTGTGACAAAAATCGCGCTAGCGCTGGCTGGTAATTCCGCGCTATCGGAAGCCCTACAGAATAAAATCCTGAATCTGGAGAACTGCAGCGTAGAGATACTCGAAGCGTTAGCCAGTAACCCGGCGTTGAGTAGGGATGGGCAAGAAGAGTTGGTTACGCACAAAGAGGCCAATGTGCGTCAGAAACTGGCGGCCAACCAAAATACGAATACTAAGATTCTCCACGAGCTGCTCCTTGATGATGAAGACAAGGTTCGCATCGCCCTGTTACGTGATTGGTGGACAGATCGCGAGATCGAATGGCAACTGGCGAACGATAAATCGGTCAAAGTACGCTGCGCAGTTGCGGCCTCACAAAGCCCAGGAAAAGCAGTTCAGGTGAAATTGGCAAACGATAGAGACCAAAGAGTACGTGCCCACCTGATACCAGAGGAGGAAAACTATCTCTTTACACTGAATCCTCTAACACAAACCCTTCTTGCCAGAGATAGCGATCTGTCAATTCGCCAGAAAATGGCCTCTTATCCTAAACTGCATCCGTCGGCACAACTCATACTGGTAGAAGATGATGCCATCTGTGTTAGGGAAGCACTGGCTAGAGGTTCGGAAGGACTCTTCAATTCGCCACTGAGTGAAGAAGTGCAGCATCGGTTGATAAAAGATAACGATCTCAGAATAAGGCTCGCATTGGCGAAAAATAAAAGGTTAACGCCAGAGGTCCAGATATTGTTAGCAAAGGATATAGATAACAGCGTTAAAAGAAAGTTGATTGAAGAATCAGATCGCATGAATCCGCTCTCTCTTCTGGTGCAAGAGCAACTGGCAAATGATCCTGATGTCACGATTCGAAGCGATTTGGCTCGGTGCCTGTTTAGTGGGCTCCTTGCTCCACGAAGCAGCCAGAAAATCCGACTGAGACTTGCTAACGATCCAAATGAAGCGGTTCGCGATATTATCATTAAGATGGGGTTATTTGAATTAACCTATTCAAGTGAACAATATAACGATGCCGTTCTGGACGGTTTGTTGGTAAGGGCAACCCACGAGCAAATGGAATTGATCAATCGCATCAGGGAAAAAAATCGACTTGCGGTTCAGTAA